The DNA window CCCCGCGCCCACTGCGCGGCACTGCGCCGCGATGTCGCGCACGGCGGCATCCATCTCGCAGCGCAGGTGGTCGTGCGCCGCCTGCCACCACAGATCGAGGTCGGCGCGGTGCTGTGCGCTGAGCGCCAGGCGGCTGCGGCGCGCGTCGGCCAGGCTGTCTTCGCACAGCTGAGCGGCGCGAGCCAGTGCACGCGCCACCTCGGCCTGCACCAGTTCGGCGCCCAGCGCGTCGCGTGCTGCCGCCCACGCGCCGCGCACGCGCGCCGCCTCCACGCCGCCGCGCTCCGTGTCACTGTCGGCCGCGTAGCTCGTCTCGCCGGCCAGCGCGGCGCACAGCTCGCCGAGCTTCTCGCGCTTGTAGCGCTCGACGGCCTCGCCGACCTCGCGCTGCGACGCCTTGAGCGCCTCTAGGTCGGCGCTCTGGATGATGACCTCGGCGCGCCGCGCACCCGCCTCGCGGCCGCTCGACGCGTCGATCTTGCGCGACAGGATCCGCGCGAGGTAGTCGAGCGAGCTCTTGGTAATGGACGTCATCTTGCCGTCGCCGTTGATCTTAGACTTGAGGTTATCGATTAATTGACTAGTTTCGATGATTTCAGATTTGACCAACCTCGCGAAGAACCTGCTCCCGTCAGAGGAGTCGAGCGCCTCCTGGATGCGGCCTACGAGCACGGCCTCGTAGGCCAGCTTCTCAGCCAGGATCTCGAGGCTCTTGCGCTGCGTGAGCTCGCCGGCCTCGTACAGCGCCGCCTTCCTGCGCGAGATCTCCAGCAGCTTGGTCCGCAACTGCTCCTCGAGCTGAACCACGACCTGCGCGACGCCGTCGTTGACGTCGTCGCTTCCGTCGCCGCTAGTGTTGCGCTCGGAGGGATCTATCACGCACTTGTCGAAACATTCTTGCAGTCTTTTGCTCACGTCCATTAAACATTTCTCCATCGCCTTGATGCTGTACTTCTTCTCCACGCTCGGGGACGGGGACCGTCTCGACTTGGCCGCTCGCATTGCGCTCATCTGACACAAACATTCATTCACTTTATTTCTGGAGTGGATCACCACATTCTCGAGGCTCTGAAGTCTGTCCAGGAGGTGCCTCTGCGATTGCGTGCCCACCGTGGAACTCTCTGGACTATCGTTATTTGTTGGGCTCTCGCTAGACCTCGTCGCTGAACTCAATGACTCGCAGGATATAGTTAAATCCCGACGGGTTTCTAAAGCGGAAGCTACTTTGGTTTCGAGCGAACTCAATCGGACTAGCATTTTCATGGGCTCTGAACTCGTGGCGCTGTCTAGAGATTTTCTCCTCAGCCTCGCGGCCAACCTCTTCATTTTTTTATCGTCTGGGGAACTGTCAGTTTTGGATACTTTTTCTTTGGCAGGCGAAGAACTTTTAGAAGGAGAATTAATAATGGGCACTGACCCTCCCGTTTCCAAAAGAGTAATTTTAGTTTCCAGTTCTGTCAATTTCTCTTCGACTTCTTTGCCCAACGTAAATGACTCCCTCCCTTTTAATGACAAACTGCGCCGTTTTTCTCTGGATtctgttttttgaattttatgctTTAACGTTCGTACTTGTTTGTCCGACGCGGTTAGTTTCTGAGTTAAATCTAAAATACGAGCCGCCATGAGGTCTATTTCGGAGCTACTGCATTGTTCTCTTAGTTTCATTTCGTTTCTTAGTTTAGTGTTGGTGACCTCGAGCTCGTCGTACATGTTGTGCGACTCTCGAAGTTCTCTTTTCATAGCCTTAATTTCATGAATAGCCTTTAAAAATCTGCTTCTTAATTCTACGTACTCTTCAATCAGTCTATTTTTCTCTAAGGACTCTATATTTAAGTCTTGGTTTATATTACTGAGATCACTGAGTGATCCGATGCTTTTTCGTTTTTCTCTGGTCGGTGATTCAGCGATGACTTTGCTTTCGAGTTCTCTTATTCTTGAGTATAAGCTGTCATTTTCTCTTACACTCCTCAGTAGTTTCTCATTTAGTTCACTCAACTCCTTTTGCAGTTGCTTAATCGCCTCCTGTGCTGTCGTCAGCTGCCGAGTCAGCAGTTCACAGTGCTCGGTCGACTCTTTTAAAAATTTTTGGGTCTCTGTCAATTTAGATTCCCACATGTTTTTATCTTGATTATAAAGTTGCTTTATTGCATCCAAGTTTTCAGCTTCTTTCGTTCTAATCGACAGCTCCTCTTCTTTTTTCTGCAAAGTTATCACCAATTCTTCCATTTTCATTTCTCTTGTCGCGGCTTCAGATTTTAACTTACGTAGCCTCGCAAGTTCGGATTCGGCTGCATTGACATCGTTCAATGCAAGTTTAAGCTGCTTTCGTAAGTCTTCGATTTCGATCGTTTGTTTGTCTATGGTTGAAATATAGCTACGTTTTCTGGGTTCATTTGGCTTCTCGTTTTCATCGACTTCGTCTAGGGGGAGgttttctttttctttggtAGCGTCGATTTCATCTTTATCGACTTTTAAATCGGGTTTAGTCTGCGGTTGAAGGCATGCTCTAGCCCGAACCTTCTCCTTGACTTTGGATATAGGAGTACGATTAAGTATAGGAGACGGTGGAGGCTGGGTAGTCACATCTCCCCAGTCTGCACTGTCCCTGCGGCCACCTTCAGATGCAGTTCTATATTCTTCATCCGACGAGAATGGTCCTGATTTAGTGGTATTTGGTGTGACAGGTGTGATCGGTGAGGTGGACGACTCCGATACTTGATCAACCGAATCTTCTCGCAAAATGAGAGACAGTGCAGCAGGGTCAGGTAAACCAGCGGTTCTTCGCATAGCTGATACCCAGTTGGCTCGTATACCAGCTGTGACGGCTGATAAGACAATGTGTTTGCCATCCCAAGTCTGTAAGGagcaaaaatatagttttagtgTGATAACAttaccaaataaaataattttactaagaATTCTACTTACCACCGTCTCAAAAGCATATCCATTAGCAGAGCCCGGCAATTCAACGACCCTCGAAATTCCACTAAGGTCTATCACCCCATCCATCAGTCCCCGATGTTCCGCGTGAGGATCCCTGAAGTACAACAAAGCTGCCCCGCGAAGAACAAACCAGTGTCTCGACCAACCACTAGGACTTCGCCTCTGAAGCCATCCAGCTCTCGCGTGAAGGAGTCTCTCAGCGGGTAGTTCTACTCTGCCGCCTTCGGTGTTTTCGGTGGCTTCCACTGCGTCTGTAGTTTCGCTGCCTTCGCTAGCAGAACTGGTTATACCTTCTTCGGGAGGCGGTCCACCATCCGGAGCACCTCTTGCCTGCAAACACAATTTTACGTCATTTCCGAAGGTAAAAGTGGTGAGTTTACAATAAGTAATAGTTTTTTAGACGTGCCTAAATAGATCCAGTTGAGATGACGGAATGGAATCTGATGGAATCTAGATCTTACAATTTGCACTTTTTGGTGTAAAAATATGGAATTtaatcgtgaagaaacctgaaTACTCCTTTACCTTTACCAAAAGTCGCATTAACAATATTTCTGACACCAAGTCAGCGTaaaacctgtagggcgattgtctaaaacctgcatcaatcattattacaatctcaaattgttctgattggctgaatttgtgcgattcttcttgcaacaatgcattgtggccaatagtgagcgagcataaaccaatcagagatgattgcgatcgtgacattgtagctgtcaaacaaccgcggtagggccacggaaTACCTTGGGAAAAATTTGCCTGTTCCTACTCACCGGCAGTCTGTCAGGCGGCGGCAGTCTGGTGGGTCGCTCAAGAGTGGGCGGCAAGGCTCTGCGCGATCGTGGCCGCGTGAGAGACGCCGCTATGTCGCGCAGCTGTTCGTCGTACTGCTGATGCTGCTGCTGTAGCAGCGGTGAGCGGACTACATTCACTGCAAGTTGCAAGAAAAAAAAGtagatataaaaattattagagACAAAAGTTAGAAAAATTGATCTGATGTTTAAAATTGATTGAATCAATAGAATTGATTGATGTCACTCGCGTCTGTAGGATTTACCACCTTTTTCTAGAACAAAGCCCACCGTACACGTATCCTCTTGGTGGTGTAAAACGAGCTGATAATGCCGAGCAACAAGCGCCGGTTTACTAACCTGTCCACAGCTACCATGCGCCCTGAGGCCCTAAATACCCTCAATAATGATGGCAGCAGTACTTTGGGAAAGTACTGCTGGTGTTTTTCCCAACCCAAGGTGTTTTTCATGAAAAGTCGAGGAGGGGAGGAGAAAAAATCCAACATGACCCACCTTCATCGGTAGA is part of the Maniola hyperantus chromosome 3, iAphHyp1.2, whole genome shotgun sequence genome and encodes:
- the osp gene encoding protein outspread isoform X3; its protein translation is MSGRSDCRKFAPNIFNKSKCTNCFRQKEEHSAEALESNRASRKISKCGYLFVAPGWDFSNPLYRTKRWQRRWFVLYDDGELTYSLDEHPDTVPQASVDMTTVLEVSDADSVTGHPHSLAITAPERVTFVKGTCREEARWWADVLSVYPRSKGRHKRNATFPGGQTASLLQSSTTRKYSADASTLRDAAECSARPRFCGGGTTTWPGPRVQPPQPEIASMAVPTNTDTKVYTDQPVSSASPPTRDKINGDEKARSRRRDTWPEPATTPSTDEVNVVRSPLLQQQHQQYDEQLRDIAASLTRPRSRRALPPTLERPTRLPPPDRLPARGAPDGGPPPEEGITSSASEGSETTDAVEATENTEGGRVELPAERLLHARAGWLQRRSPSGWSRHWFVLRGAALLYFRDPHAEHRGLMDGVIDLSGISRVVELPGSANGYAFETVTWDGKHIVLSAVTAGIRANWVSAMRRTAGLPDPAALSLILREDSVDQVSESSTSPITPVTPNTTKSGPFSSDEEYRTASEGGRRDSADWGDVTTQPPPSPILNRTPISKVKEKVRARACLQPQTKPDLKVDKDEIDATKEKENLPLDEVDENEKPNEPRKRSYISTIDKQTIEIEDLRKQLKLALNDVNAAESELARLRKLKSEAATREMKMEELVITLQKKEEELSIRTKEAENLDAIKQLYNQDKNMWESKLTETQKFLKESTEHCELLTRQLTTAQEAIKQLQKELSELNEKLLRSVRENDSLYSRIRELESKVIAESPTREKRKSIGSLSDLSNINQDLNIESLEKNRLIEEYVELRSRFLKAIHEIKAMKRELRESHNMYDELEVTNTKLRNEMKLREQCSSSEIDLMAARILDLTQKLTASDKQVRTLKHKIQKTESREKRRSLSLKGRESFTLGKEVEEKLTELETKITLLETGGSVPIINSPSKSSSPAKEKVSKTDSSPDDKKMKRLAARLRRKSLDSATSSEPMKMLVRLSSLETKVASALETRRDLTISCESLSSATRSSESPTNNDSPESSTVGTQSQRHLLDRLQSLENVVIHSRNKVNECLCQMSAMRAAKSRRSPSPSVEKKYSIKAMEKCLMDVSKRLQECFDKCVIDPSERNTSGDGSDDVNDGVAQVVVQLEEQLRTKLLEISRRKAALYEAGELTQRKSLEILAEKLAYEAVLVGRIQEALDSSDGSRFFARLVKSEIIETSQLIDNLKSKINGDGKMTSITKSSLDYLARILSRKIDASSGREAGARRAEVIIQSADLEALKASQREVGEAVERYKREKLGELCAALAGETSYAADSDTERGGVEAARVRGAWAAARDALGAELVQAEVARALARAAQLCEDSLADARRSRLALSAQHRADLDLWWQAAHDHLRCEMDAAVRDIAAQCRAVGAGGAVGAGGGAALDSRALLAQLGDVLARKALVDARVAVLEGTWRASDDARGRADALASLETDPASEAEFVFLFQHFSSECRALFSGDCSGNSDDSMKIGDSLARVEAAVAAARRRLAPDEEAPEDEVPGGELAARLEALRRRVEALACPQCARLQDALERLTAERARSECALTQQAAALAAARRARAQLQAQHERERVALRERARTLQRRLAALDSEYSAQLDSLRAAYQSAVSADTHGDSLRARYQQEIEQLRALCEKGLLAMESSHRRIVREMEDKHRAERDQLRLEKEQALAEETRATLAALDAMRKAHENEVRREVDKFKSEFLNRGAPEIGQLSSRHQQEMEEIKREILSLSEKYSVKCVESAALEERLAAASAQLAHAHNHIMQLDARNKQLRAHIMSEATEMKNSEASSLAQFIDESPPGKSPRSSGLERSRAPQSPFASPETTRSLQMSPVQN
- the osp gene encoding protein outspread isoform X4; this encodes MSGRSDCRKFAPNIFNKSKCTNCFRQKEEHSAEALESNRASRKISKCGYLFVAPGWDFSNPLYRTKRWQRRWFVLYDDGELTYSLDEHPDTVPQASVDMTTVLEVSDADSVTGHPHSLAITAPERVTFVKGTCREEARWWADVLSVYPRSKGRHKRNATFPGGQTASLLQSSTTRMYTDQPVSSASPPTRDKINGDEKARSRRRDTWPEPATTPSTDEVNVVRSPLLQQQHQQYDEQLRDIAASLTRPRSRRALPPTLERPTRLPPPDRLPARGAPDGGPPPEEGITSSASEGSETTDAVEATENTEGGRVELPAERLLHARAGWLQRRSPSGWSRHWFVLRGAALLYFRDPHAEHRGLMDGVIDLSGISRVVELPGSANGYAFETVTWDGKHIVLSAVTAGIRANWVSAMRRTAGLPDPAALSLILREDSVDQVSESSTSPITPVTPNTTKSGPFSSDEEYRTASEGGRRDSADWGDVTTQPPPSPILNRTPISKVKEKVRARACLQPQTKPDLKVDKDEIDATKEKENLPLDEVDENEKPNEPRKRSYISTIDKQTIEIEDLRKQLKLALNDVNAAESELARLRKLKSEAATREMKMEELVITLQKKEEELSIRTKEAENLDAIKQLYNQDKNMWESKLTETQKFLKESTEHCELLTRQLTTAQEAIKQLQKELSELNEKLLRSVRENDSLYSRIRELESKVIAESPTREKRKSIGSLSDLSNINQDLNIESLEKNRLIEEYVELRSRFLKAIHEIKAMKRELRESHNMYDELEVTNTKLRNEMKLREQCSSSEIDLMAARILDLTQKLTASDKQVRTLKHKIQKTESREKRRSLSLKGRESFTLGKEVEEKLTELETKITLLETGGSVPIINSPSKSSSPAKEKVSKTDSSPDDKKMKRLAARLRRKSLDSATSSEPMKMLVRLSSLETKVASALETRRDLTISCESLSSATRSSESPTNNDSPESSTVGTQSQRHLLDRLQSLENVVIHSRNKVNECLCQMSAMRAAKSRRSPSPSVEKKYSIKAMEKCLMDVSKRLQECFDKCVIDPSERNTSGDGSDDVNDGVAQVVVQLEEQLRTKLLEISRRKAALYEAGELTQRKSLEILAEKLAYEAVLVGRIQEALDSSDGSRFFARLVKSEIIETSQLIDNLKSKINGDGKMTSITKSSLDYLARILSRKIDASSGREAGARRAEVIIQSADLEALKASQREVGEAVERYKREKLGELCAALAGETSYAADSDTERGGVEAARVRGAWAAARDALGAELVQAEVARALARAAQLCEDSLADARRSRLALSAQHRADLDLWWQAAHDHLRCEMDAAVRDIAAQCRAVGAGGAVGAGGGAALDSRALLAQLGDVLARKALVDARVAVLEGTWRASDDARGRADALASLETDPASEAEFVFLFQHFSSECRALFSGDCSGNSDDSMKIGDSLARVEAAVAAARRRLAPDEEAPEDEVPGGELAARLEALRRRVEALACPQCARLQDALERLTAERARSECALTQQAAALAAARRARAQLQAQHERERVALRERARTLQRRLAALDSEYSAQLDSLRAAYQSAVSADTHGDSLRARYQQEIEQLRALCEKGLLAMESSHRRIVREMEDKHRAERDQLRLEKEQALAEETRATLAALDAMRKAHENEVRREVDKFKSEFLNRGAPEIGQLSSRHQQEMEEIKREILSLSEKYSVKCVESAALEERLAAASAQLAHAHNHIMQLDARNKQLRAHIMSEATEMKNSEASSLAQFIDESPPHGAEAPLWTHLRRLAAAWQGSDTGEVPALERTGALARAPVALREPGDHAKLADVSRTELKSSRTGPLAGVVAERKKRFET
- the osp gene encoding protein outspread isoform X2, translating into MSGRSDCRKFAPNIFNKSKCTNCFRQKEEHSAEALESNRASRKISKCGYLFVAPGWDFSNPLYRTKRWQRRWFVLYDDGELTYSLDEHPDTVPQASVDMTTVLEVSDADSVTGHPHSLAITAPERVTFVKGTCREEARWWADVLSVYPRSKGRHKRNATFPGGQTASLLQSSTTRNASTLRDAAECSARPRFCGGGTTTWPGPRVQPPQPEIASMAVPTNTDTKVYTDQPVSSASPPTRDKINGDEKARSRRRDTWPEPATTPSTDEVNVVRSPLLQQQHQQYDEQLRDIAASLTRPRSRRALPPTLERPTRLPPPDRLPARGAPDGGPPPEEGITSSASEGSETTDAVEATENTEGGRVELPAERLLHARAGWLQRRSPSGWSRHWFVLRGAALLYFRDPHAEHRGLMDGVIDLSGISRVVELPGSANGYAFETVTWDGKHIVLSAVTAGIRANWVSAMRRTAGLPDPAALSLILREDSVDQVSESSTSPITPVTPNTTKSGPFSSDEEYRTASEGGRRDSADWGDVTTQPPPSPILNRTPISKVKEKVRARACLQPQTKPDLKVDKDEIDATKEKENLPLDEVDENEKPNEPRKRSYISTIDKQTIEIEDLRKQLKLALNDVNAAESELARLRKLKSEAATREMKMEELVITLQKKEEELSIRTKEAENLDAIKQLYNQDKNMWESKLTETQKFLKESTEHCELLTRQLTTAQEAIKQLQKELSELNEKLLRSVRENDSLYSRIRELESKVIAESPTREKRKSIGSLSDLSNINQDLNIESLEKNRLIEEYVELRSRFLKAIHEIKAMKRELRESHNMYDELEVTNTKLRNEMKLREQCSSSEIDLMAARILDLTQKLTASDKQVRTLKHKIQKTESREKRRSLSLKGRESFTLGKEVEEKLTELETKITLLETGGSVPIINSPSKSSSPAKEKVSKTDSSPDDKKMKRLAARLRRKSLDSATSSEPMKMLVRLSSLETKVASALETRRDLTISCESLSSATRSSESPTNNDSPESSTVGTQSQRHLLDRLQSLENVVIHSRNKVNECLCQMSAMRAAKSRRSPSPSVEKKYSIKAMEKCLMDVSKRLQECFDKCVIDPSERNTSGDGSDDVNDGVAQVVVQLEEQLRTKLLEISRRKAALYEAGELTQRKSLEILAEKLAYEAVLVGRIQEALDSSDGSRFFARLVKSEIIETSQLIDNLKSKINGDGKMTSITKSSLDYLARILSRKIDASSGREAGARRAEVIIQSADLEALKASQREVGEAVERYKREKLGELCAALAGETSYAADSDTERGGVEAARVRGAWAAARDALGAELVQAEVARALARAAQLCEDSLADARRSRLALSAQHRADLDLWWQAAHDHLRCEMDAAVRDIAAQCRAVGAGGAVGAGGGAALDSRALLAQLGDVLARKALVDARVAVLEGTWRASDDARGRADALASLETDPASEAEFVFLFQHFSSECRALFSGDCSGNSDDSMKIGDSLARVEAAVAAARRRLAPDEEAPEDEVPGGELAARLEALRRRVEALACPQCARLQDALERLTAERARSECALTQQAAALAAARRARAQLQAQHERERVALRERARTLQRRLAALDSEYSAQLDSLRAAYQSAVSADTHGDSLRARYQQEIEQLRALCEKGLLAMESSHRRIVREMEDKHRAERDQLRLEKEQALAEETRATLAALDAMRKAHENEVRREVDKFKSEFLNRGAPEIGQLSSRHQQEMEEIKREILSLSEKYSVKCVESAALEERLAAASAQLAHAHNHIMQLDARNKQLRAHIMSEATEMKNSEASSLAQFIDESPPHGAEAPLWTHLRRLAAAWQGSDTGEVPALERTGALARAPVALREPGDHAKLADVSRTELKSSRTGPLAGVVAERKKRFET
- the osp gene encoding protein outspread isoform X1; this translates as MSGRSDCRKFAPNIFNKSKCTNCFRQKEEHSAEALESNRASRKISKCGYLFVAPGWDFSNPLYRTKRWQRRWFVLYDDGELTYSLDEHPDTVPQASVDMTTVLEVSDADSVTGHPHSLAITAPERVTFVKGTCREEARWWADVLSVYPRSKGRHKRNATFPGGQTASLLQSSTTRKYSADASTLRDAAECSARPRFCGGGTTTWPGPRVQPPQPEIASMAVPTNTDTKVYTDQPVSSASPPTRDKINGDEKARSRRRDTWPEPATTPSTDEVNVVRSPLLQQQHQQYDEQLRDIAASLTRPRSRRALPPTLERPTRLPPPDRLPARGAPDGGPPPEEGITSSASEGSETTDAVEATENTEGGRVELPAERLLHARAGWLQRRSPSGWSRHWFVLRGAALLYFRDPHAEHRGLMDGVIDLSGISRVVELPGSANGYAFETVTWDGKHIVLSAVTAGIRANWVSAMRRTAGLPDPAALSLILREDSVDQVSESSTSPITPVTPNTTKSGPFSSDEEYRTASEGGRRDSADWGDVTTQPPPSPILNRTPISKVKEKVRARACLQPQTKPDLKVDKDEIDATKEKENLPLDEVDENEKPNEPRKRSYISTIDKQTIEIEDLRKQLKLALNDVNAAESELARLRKLKSEAATREMKMEELVITLQKKEEELSIRTKEAENLDAIKQLYNQDKNMWESKLTETQKFLKESTEHCELLTRQLTTAQEAIKQLQKELSELNEKLLRSVRENDSLYSRIRELESKVIAESPTREKRKSIGSLSDLSNINQDLNIESLEKNRLIEEYVELRSRFLKAIHEIKAMKRELRESHNMYDELEVTNTKLRNEMKLREQCSSSEIDLMAARILDLTQKLTASDKQVRTLKHKIQKTESREKRRSLSLKGRESFTLGKEVEEKLTELETKITLLETGGSVPIINSPSKSSSPAKEKVSKTDSSPDDKKMKRLAARLRRKSLDSATSSEPMKMLVRLSSLETKVASALETRRDLTISCESLSSATRSSESPTNNDSPESSTVGTQSQRHLLDRLQSLENVVIHSRNKVNECLCQMSAMRAAKSRRSPSPSVEKKYSIKAMEKCLMDVSKRLQECFDKCVIDPSERNTSGDGSDDVNDGVAQVVVQLEEQLRTKLLEISRRKAALYEAGELTQRKSLEILAEKLAYEAVLVGRIQEALDSSDGSRFFARLVKSEIIETSQLIDNLKSKINGDGKMTSITKSSLDYLARILSRKIDASSGREAGARRAEVIIQSADLEALKASQREVGEAVERYKREKLGELCAALAGETSYAADSDTERGGVEAARVRGAWAAARDALGAELVQAEVARALARAAQLCEDSLADARRSRLALSAQHRADLDLWWQAAHDHLRCEMDAAVRDIAAQCRAVGAGGAVGAGGGAALDSRALLAQLGDVLARKALVDARVAVLEGTWRASDDARGRADALASLETDPASEAEFVFLFQHFSSECRALFSGDCSGNSDDSMKIGDSLARVEAAVAAARRRLAPDEEAPEDEVPGGELAARLEALRRRVEALACPQCARLQDALERLTAERARSECALTQQAAALAAARRARAQLQAQHERERVALRERARTLQRRLAALDSEYSAQLDSLRAAYQSAVSADTHGDSLRARYQQEIEQLRALCEKGLLAMESSHRRIVREMEDKHRAERDQLRLEKEQALAEETRATLAALDAMRKAHENEVRREVDKFKSEFLNRGAPEIGQLSSRHQQEMEEIKREILSLSEKYSVKCVESAALEERLAAASAQLAHAHNHIMQLDARNKQLRAHIMSEATEMKNSEASSLAQFIDESPPHGAEAPLWTHLRRLAAAWQGSDTGEVPALERTGALARAPVALREPGDHAKLADVSRTELKSSRTGPLAGVVAERKKRFET